The following are from one region of the Etheostoma spectabile isolate EspeVRDwgs_2016 chromosome 15, UIUC_Espe_1.0, whole genome shotgun sequence genome:
- the apol gene encoding uncharacterized protein apol isoform X2 has translation MLGRETELEMMRDIKNRADNKGKAFWEYMKDVTSVTADSRRAELEKELAGVLKDTLRGLQKLDCFLDALENLAVTSLHVFIEENQVLRLPEGISPEHVQIVITAARIICFFLLEFKSDTSVLFLPKLQNVEVLAHQLDSYMKVTQKICEKLEKSSFSDFCLEMNDESLVDLEVDLSEDDIQRMLHHINQLDEIRMNQSFRTVFLFQDEPCSNFIDMFSERRSRMLQFLTDLEENAVQLDRMNTGAKISSVAGSSVGAVGGVLSIIGLALIPVTAGVSLALTMTGLGLGVTSGVNSLVTTATEIGVNHTQQKKASESFQNFMEDVQDLQDCLKVEIKEETSPIDMVVGIGKMISNTSSAVKMLKSEDLIASTAKVAVQEGKTLRNVPRVAADIPDIGQAAVKGPLALSKSARAGFIGLNALFLGMDIFFICKDSINLAKGSKSEVSQFIRARTALWRSEMDSWQKIHDFLCEGRLTFEENKAILETPFYPEKEMKKERKMEIKFEEVDEQQKMIEKMFCVIQ, from the exons ATGCTTGGGAGGGAGACAGAGTTGGAAATGATGAGGGACATCAAAAACAGGGCTGAC AACAAAGGTAAGGCCTTTTGGGAATACATGAAGGATGTGACCTCGGTGACTGCAGACAGCAGGCGTGCAGAGCTGGAGAAGGAGCTGGCTGGTGTGCTGAAGGACACTCTGAGAGGCCTGCAGAAGCTTGACTGCTTCCTGGATGCTTTGGAGAATCTTGCAGTCACCTCACTTCATGTGTTCATAGAGGAGAACCAGGTGTTACGTCTTCCAGAAGGAATCAGTCCTGAACATGTTCAGATTGTCATCACTGCTGCACGGATAATCTGCTTTTTTCTCCTCGAGTTTAAAAGCGATACAAGTGTTTTATTCCTTCCTAAACTTCAGAATGTGGAAGTGCTGGCACATCAGCTGGACAGTTACATGAAGGTCACCCAGAAAATCTGTGAGAAGTTAGAGAAAAG CTCCTTCAGTGACTTTTGCCTGGAGATGAATGATGAATCTCTGGTGGACCTTGAGGTGGATTTGTCTGAAGATGACATACAAAGGATGCTTCATCACATTAATCAGCTCGATGAAATCAG GATGAACCAGAGCTTCCGTACGGTGTTCTTGTTTCAGGACGAACCGTGTTCTAACTTCATCGATATGTTCAGCGAGCGACGGTCCCGGATGCTGCAGTTCCTAACAGACCTGGAGGAGAACGCTGTTCAGCTAGACAGGATGAACACGGGGGCAAAGATCTCCAGTGTGGCCGGCAGCTCCGTGGGGGCAGTTGGAGGTGTTCTTTCCATCATTGGTTTGGCATTAATTCCTGTAACAGCTGGAGTGTCTTTAGCGCTGACAATGACTGGGTTAGGACTGGGAGTTACCAGCGGAGTTAACAGTCTTGTCACCACTGCCACAGAGATTGGAGTAAACCATACACAGCAGAAGAAAGCCAGTGAAAGCTTCCAGAACTTCATGGAGGATGTGCAGGATCTGCAGGATTGTCTGAAGGTCGAGATCAAAGAGGAAACAAGCCCGATAGATATGGTTGTGGGAATTGGCAAGATGATTTCAAATACATCCTCCGCTGTCAAGATGTTAAAAAGTGAAGATCTGATTGCAAGTACTGCCAAAGTGGCAGTGCAGGAAGGAAAAACATTACGTAACGTGCCCAGGGTGGCAGCAGATATCCCAGATATCGGACAGGCAGCAGTCAAAGGGCCTCTTGCCCTCTCCAAGTCAGCCAGGGCCGGGTTCATCGGGCTCAATGCTCTTTTCCTCGGCATGGACATCTTCTTCATCTGTAAGGACAGCATCAATCTGGCCAAAGGCAGCAAAAGTGAAGTCTCTCAGTTCATTAGAGCCAGAACTGCACTTTGGCGCTCAGAGATGGACTCATGGCAGAAGATCCATGACTTCCTGTGTGAAGGTCGGCTGACATTCGAGGAAAACAAAGCTATCCTGGAGACCCCATTCTATCCAGAGAAGgagatgaagaaagaaagaaaaatggaaattaaatttGAGGAAGTGGatgaacaacaaaaaatgatagagaaaatgttttgtgtaatACAGTAG
- the apol gene encoding uncharacterized protein apol isoform X3, protein MLGRETELEMMRDIKNRADTIGRRAELEKELAGVLKDTLRGLQKLDCFLDALENLAVTSLHVFIEENQVLRLPEGISPEHVQIVITAARIICFFLLEFKSDTSVLFLPKLQNVEVLAHQLDSYMKVTQKICEKLEKSSFSDFCLEMNDESLVDLEVDLSEDDIQRMLHHINQLDEIRMNQSFRTVFLFQDEPCSNFIDMFSERRSRMLQFLTDLEENAVQLDRMNTGAKISSVAGSSVGAVGGVLSIIGLALIPVTAGVSLALTMTGLGLGVTSGVNSLVTTATEIGVNHTQQKKASESFQNFMEDVQDLQDCLKVEIKEETSPIDMVVGIGKMISNTSSAVKMLKSEDLIASTAKVAVQEGKTLRNVPRVAADIPDIGQAAVKGPLALSKSARAGFIGLNALFLGMDIFFICKDSINLAKGSKSEVSQFIRARTALWRSEMDSWQKIHDFLCEGRLTFEENKAILETPFYPEKEMKKERKMEIKFEEVDEQQKMIEKMFCVIQ, encoded by the exons ATGCTTGGGAGGGAGACAGAGTTGGAAATGATGAGGGACATCAAAAACAGGGCTGACACTATTG GCAGGCGTGCAGAGCTGGAGAAGGAGCTGGCTGGTGTGCTGAAGGACACTCTGAGAGGCCTGCAGAAGCTTGACTGCTTCCTGGATGCTTTGGAGAATCTTGCAGTCACCTCACTTCATGTGTTCATAGAGGAGAACCAGGTGTTACGTCTTCCAGAAGGAATCAGTCCTGAACATGTTCAGATTGTCATCACTGCTGCACGGATAATCTGCTTTTTTCTCCTCGAGTTTAAAAGCGATACAAGTGTTTTATTCCTTCCTAAACTTCAGAATGTGGAAGTGCTGGCACATCAGCTGGACAGTTACATGAAGGTCACCCAGAAAATCTGTGAGAAGTTAGAGAAAAG CTCCTTCAGTGACTTTTGCCTGGAGATGAATGATGAATCTCTGGTGGACCTTGAGGTGGATTTGTCTGAAGATGACATACAAAGGATGCTTCATCACATTAATCAGCTCGATGAAATCAG GATGAACCAGAGCTTCCGTACGGTGTTCTTGTTTCAGGACGAACCGTGTTCTAACTTCATCGATATGTTCAGCGAGCGACGGTCCCGGATGCTGCAGTTCCTAACAGACCTGGAGGAGAACGCTGTTCAGCTAGACAGGATGAACACGGGGGCAAAGATCTCCAGTGTGGCCGGCAGCTCCGTGGGGGCAGTTGGAGGTGTTCTTTCCATCATTGGTTTGGCATTAATTCCTGTAACAGCTGGAGTGTCTTTAGCGCTGACAATGACTGGGTTAGGACTGGGAGTTACCAGCGGAGTTAACAGTCTTGTCACCACTGCCACAGAGATTGGAGTAAACCATACACAGCAGAAGAAAGCCAGTGAAAGCTTCCAGAACTTCATGGAGGATGTGCAGGATCTGCAGGATTGTCTGAAGGTCGAGATCAAAGAGGAAACAAGCCCGATAGATATGGTTGTGGGAATTGGCAAGATGATTTCAAATACATCCTCCGCTGTCAAGATGTTAAAAAGTGAAGATCTGATTGCAAGTACTGCCAAAGTGGCAGTGCAGGAAGGAAAAACATTACGTAACGTGCCCAGGGTGGCAGCAGATATCCCAGATATCGGACAGGCAGCAGTCAAAGGGCCTCTTGCCCTCTCCAAGTCAGCCAGGGCCGGGTTCATCGGGCTCAATGCTCTTTTCCTCGGCATGGACATCTTCTTCATCTGTAAGGACAGCATCAATCTGGCCAAAGGCAGCAAAAGTGAAGTCTCTCAGTTCATTAGAGCCAGAACTGCACTTTGGCGCTCAGAGATGGACTCATGGCAGAAGATCCATGACTTCCTGTGTGAAGGTCGGCTGACATTCGAGGAAAACAAAGCTATCCTGGAGACCCCATTCTATCCAGAGAAGgagatgaagaaagaaagaaaaatggaaattaaatttGAGGAAGTGGatgaacaacaaaaaatgatagagaaaatgttttgtgtaatACAGTAG
- the apol gene encoding uncharacterized protein apol isoform X1, which produces MLGRETELEMMRDIKNRADTIDLGISHVTQSTNKGKAFWEYMKDVTSVTADSRRAELEKELAGVLKDTLRGLQKLDCFLDALENLAVTSLHVFIEENQVLRLPEGISPEHVQIVITAARIICFFLLEFKSDTSVLFLPKLQNVEVLAHQLDSYMKVTQKICEKLEKSSFSDFCLEMNDESLVDLEVDLSEDDIQRMLHHINQLDEIRMNQSFRTVFLFQDEPCSNFIDMFSERRSRMLQFLTDLEENAVQLDRMNTGAKISSVAGSSVGAVGGVLSIIGLALIPVTAGVSLALTMTGLGLGVTSGVNSLVTTATEIGVNHTQQKKASESFQNFMEDVQDLQDCLKVEIKEETSPIDMVVGIGKMISNTSSAVKMLKSEDLIASTAKVAVQEGKTLRNVPRVAADIPDIGQAAVKGPLALSKSARAGFIGLNALFLGMDIFFICKDSINLAKGSKSEVSQFIRARTALWRSEMDSWQKIHDFLCEGRLTFEENKAILETPFYPEKEMKKERKMEIKFEEVDEQQKMIEKMFCVIQ; this is translated from the exons ATGCTTGGGAGGGAGACAGAGTTGGAAATGATGAGGGACATCAAAAACAGGGCTGACACTATTGACCTAGGCATCAGCCATGTTACCCAGTCAACGAACAAAGGTAAGGCCTTTTGGGAATACATGAAGGATGTGACCTCGGTGACTGCAGACAGCAGGCGTGCAGAGCTGGAGAAGGAGCTGGCTGGTGTGCTGAAGGACACTCTGAGAGGCCTGCAGAAGCTTGACTGCTTCCTGGATGCTTTGGAGAATCTTGCAGTCACCTCACTTCATGTGTTCATAGAGGAGAACCAGGTGTTACGTCTTCCAGAAGGAATCAGTCCTGAACATGTTCAGATTGTCATCACTGCTGCACGGATAATCTGCTTTTTTCTCCTCGAGTTTAAAAGCGATACAAGTGTTTTATTCCTTCCTAAACTTCAGAATGTGGAAGTGCTGGCACATCAGCTGGACAGTTACATGAAGGTCACCCAGAAAATCTGTGAGAAGTTAGAGAAAAG CTCCTTCAGTGACTTTTGCCTGGAGATGAATGATGAATCTCTGGTGGACCTTGAGGTGGATTTGTCTGAAGATGACATACAAAGGATGCTTCATCACATTAATCAGCTCGATGAAATCAG GATGAACCAGAGCTTCCGTACGGTGTTCTTGTTTCAGGACGAACCGTGTTCTAACTTCATCGATATGTTCAGCGAGCGACGGTCCCGGATGCTGCAGTTCCTAACAGACCTGGAGGAGAACGCTGTTCAGCTAGACAGGATGAACACGGGGGCAAAGATCTCCAGTGTGGCCGGCAGCTCCGTGGGGGCAGTTGGAGGTGTTCTTTCCATCATTGGTTTGGCATTAATTCCTGTAACAGCTGGAGTGTCTTTAGCGCTGACAATGACTGGGTTAGGACTGGGAGTTACCAGCGGAGTTAACAGTCTTGTCACCACTGCCACAGAGATTGGAGTAAACCATACACAGCAGAAGAAAGCCAGTGAAAGCTTCCAGAACTTCATGGAGGATGTGCAGGATCTGCAGGATTGTCTGAAGGTCGAGATCAAAGAGGAAACAAGCCCGATAGATATGGTTGTGGGAATTGGCAAGATGATTTCAAATACATCCTCCGCTGTCAAGATGTTAAAAAGTGAAGATCTGATTGCAAGTACTGCCAAAGTGGCAGTGCAGGAAGGAAAAACATTACGTAACGTGCCCAGGGTGGCAGCAGATATCCCAGATATCGGACAGGCAGCAGTCAAAGGGCCTCTTGCCCTCTCCAAGTCAGCCAGGGCCGGGTTCATCGGGCTCAATGCTCTTTTCCTCGGCATGGACATCTTCTTCATCTGTAAGGACAGCATCAATCTGGCCAAAGGCAGCAAAAGTGAAGTCTCTCAGTTCATTAGAGCCAGAACTGCACTTTGGCGCTCAGAGATGGACTCATGGCAGAAGATCCATGACTTCCTGTGTGAAGGTCGGCTGACATTCGAGGAAAACAAAGCTATCCTGGAGACCCCATTCTATCCAGAGAAGgagatgaagaaagaaagaaaaatggaaattaaatttGAGGAAGTGGatgaacaacaaaaaatgatagagaaaatgttttgtgtaatACAGTAG